Proteins found in one Pyrus communis chromosome 15, drPyrComm1.1, whole genome shotgun sequence genomic segment:
- the LOC137718508 gene encoding uncharacterized protein isoform X2 yields MSSQSVQLNIQDRYVVMDNGILQVTLSKPDGIVTKIQYNGIDNLLEVLDEEVNRGYIYFTMYWDLVWSEAGSVGTTGTFDVIKGTKFKVRVENEDQVEISFTRKWNPSQKGELVPLKIDKRFIMLRNSSGFYSYAIYEHLKEWPPFNLPQTRIVFRLRKEKFHYMAIADNRQRYMPLPDDRSPERSQALAYPEAVLLVDPIEPEFKGEVDDKYEYSCENQNLHVHGWVCMDPPVGFWQITPSDEFRSGGPLKQNLTSHVGPFCLAMFLSAHYSGEDLVLKLKPDEPWKKVFGPVFIYLNSASDATDPSPLWDDAKKQMMTEVQSWPYKFPASKDYPPPHQRGNVKGRIQILDRYVSKDRIPGNGAYVGLAPPGDAGSWQRDCKGYQFWTRADEKGYYSIQNIREGDYNLYAWCPGFIGDYRYDATISITAGGDIDVDDIVYEPPRDGPTLWEIGIPDRSAAEFYIPDPNPMYINKLYVNHPDRFRQYGLWERYQELYPDEDLIYSIGTSDYTKDWFFAQVPRKKDDDTYQGTTWQIKFQLKHFSESDTLKLRIALATANIAELQIQINDSKADPPLFTTGVIGKDNTIARHGIHGLYWLYNIDIPGTLLVEGANTLFLTQTMSISPLAPFHGLMYDYIRLEGPSSSSSSTT; encoded by the exons ATGTCATCTCAGAGCGTGCAACTGAATATTCAGGACCGTTAT GTGGTCATGGATAATGGCATACTCCAAGTTACGTTATCAAAACCAGATGGAATTGTTACCAAAATACAATACAATGGCATTGACAATTTGCTCGAAgttcttgatgaagaagtaAATAGAGGGTATATATACTTCACCAT GTATTGGGACCTTGTTTGGAGTGAAGCAGGAAGTGTGGGCACAACCGGGACATTTGATGT GATTAAAGGGACAAAATTCAAGGTTCGAGTGGAAAACGAGGACCAAGTAGAGATCTCCTTCACAAGAAAGTGGAATCCGTCTCAAAAGGGAGAACTTGTCCCTCTCAAAATAGATAAAAG ATTTATAATGCTTCGTAATTCTTCAGGCTTCTACTCATATGCCATCTATGAGCACTTGAAAGAATGGCCTCCTTTCAACCTTCCACAGACCAGGATTGTCTTCAGGCTCAGAAAAGAAAA GTTTCACTATATGGCCATAGCAGATAACAGGCAAAGATACATGCCCCTCCCTGACGATCGATCTCCTGAGAGAAGTCAAGCCCTAGCTTACCCTGAAGCAGTCCTTCTTGTCGATCCTATAGAGCCAGAATTCAAGGGAGAG GTGGATGATAAGTACGAATACTCATGCGAGAACCAAAACCTGCATGTTCATGGTTGGGTATGTATGGACCCACCCGTTGGCTTTTGGCAAATAACACCCAGTGATGAATTTCGATCCGGTGGACCTCTCAAACAGAATCTCACCTCCCATGTTGGCCCCTTTTGCCTTGCG ATGTTTCTTAGCGCTCATTATTCAGGAGAGGACCTAGTACTGAAGCTGAAACCAGATGAGCCGTGGAAGAAAGTTTTTGGCCCCGTATTCATTTATCTTAATTCTGCGTCCGATGCAACTGATCCATCACCACTTTGGGATGATGCAAAAAAACAG ATGATGACAGAAGTGCAAAGCTGGCCTTACAAGTTTCCTGCTTCCAAGGATTATCCGCCACCGCATCAACGGGGTAATGTTAAGGGTCGAATACAGATTCTGGATAG GTATGTTAGTAAAGATCGCATACCTGGAAACGGTGCGTATGTAGGCTTGGCACCACCAGGAGACGCTGGATCATGGCAAAGAGATTGTAAG GGCTACCAGTTCTGGACTAGGGCAGATGAGAAAGGATATTACTCTATTCAGAATATACGTGAGGGTGACTATAATCTCTATGCATGGTGTCCTGGTTTCATTGGAGATTATCGATATGACGCAACTATTAGCATAACCGCAG GTGGTGATATtgatgtggatgatattgtatATGAACCTCCAAGAGATGGACCAACGCTGTGGGAAATTGGCATCCCTGATCGTTCTGCTGCTGAATTCTATATTCCTGATCCTAATCCAATGTATATCAATAAACTTTATGTCAACCATCCTGATAG GTTCAGGCAGTACGGATTATGGGAAAGATATCAAGAGTTATATCCTGATGAAGATTTAATTTACAGCATCGGCACCAGTGACTATACTAAAGATTGGTTCTTCGCCCAGGTTCCTAG GAAGAAAGATGATGACACATATCAAGGCACTACATGGCAAATCAAGTTTCAACTTAAGCATTTCAGTGAAAGTGATACCCTCAAACTTCGAATAGCCCTTGCTACTGCAAACATTGCAGAATTACAG ATTCAAATAAATGATTCGAAAGCCGACCCTCCGCTGTTTACGACCGGAGTGATTGGAAAGGACAATACAATTGCTAGGCATGGAATCCATGGTCTGTACTGGCTGTATAACATAGATATACCAGGCACATTGCTGGTGGAAGGAGCCAATACCCTATTTCTAACGCAAACAATGAGCATTAGCCCTTTGGCTCCTTTCCATGGACTCATGTATGACTATATTCGTTTAGAAGgtccatcatcttcttcttccagtACCACCTAA
- the LOC137718508 gene encoding uncharacterized protein isoform X1, with protein MSSQSVQLNIQDRYVVMDNGILQVTLSKPDGIVTKIQYNGIDNLLEVLDEEVNRGYWDLVWSEAGSVGTTGTFDVIKGTKFKVRVENEDQVEISFTRKWNPSQKGELVPLKIDKRFIMLRNSSGFYSYAIYEHLKEWPPFNLPQTRIVFRLRKEKFHYMAIADNRQRYMPLPDDRSPERSQALAYPEAVLLVDPIEPEFKGEVDDKYEYSCENQNLHVHGWVCMDPPVGFWQITPSDEFRSGGPLKQNLTSHVGPFCLAMFLSAHYSGEDLVLKLKPDEPWKKVFGPVFIYLNSASDATDPSPLWDDAKKQMMTEVQSWPYKFPASKDYPPPHQRGNVKGRIQILDRYVSKDRIPGNGAYVGLAPPGDAGSWQRDCKGYQFWTRADEKGYYSIQNIREGDYNLYAWCPGFIGDYRYDATISITAGGDIDVDDIVYEPPRDGPTLWEIGIPDRSAAEFYIPDPNPMYINKLYVNHPDRFRQYGLWERYQELYPDEDLIYSIGTSDYTKDWFFAQVPRKKDDDTYQGTTWQIKFQLKHFSESDTLKLRIALATANIAELQIQINDSKADPPLFTTGVIGKDNTIARHGIHGLYWLYNIDIPGTLLVEGANTLFLTQTMSISPLAPFHGLMYDYIRLEGPSSSSSSTT; from the exons ATGTCATCTCAGAGCGTGCAACTGAATATTCAGGACCGTTAT GTGGTCATGGATAATGGCATACTCCAAGTTACGTTATCAAAACCAGATGGAATTGTTACCAAAATACAATACAATGGCATTGACAATTTGCTCGAAgttcttgatgaagaagtaAATAGAGG GTATTGGGACCTTGTTTGGAGTGAAGCAGGAAGTGTGGGCACAACCGGGACATTTGATGT GATTAAAGGGACAAAATTCAAGGTTCGAGTGGAAAACGAGGACCAAGTAGAGATCTCCTTCACAAGAAAGTGGAATCCGTCTCAAAAGGGAGAACTTGTCCCTCTCAAAATAGATAAAAG ATTTATAATGCTTCGTAATTCTTCAGGCTTCTACTCATATGCCATCTATGAGCACTTGAAAGAATGGCCTCCTTTCAACCTTCCACAGACCAGGATTGTCTTCAGGCTCAGAAAAGAAAA GTTTCACTATATGGCCATAGCAGATAACAGGCAAAGATACATGCCCCTCCCTGACGATCGATCTCCTGAGAGAAGTCAAGCCCTAGCTTACCCTGAAGCAGTCCTTCTTGTCGATCCTATAGAGCCAGAATTCAAGGGAGAG GTGGATGATAAGTACGAATACTCATGCGAGAACCAAAACCTGCATGTTCATGGTTGGGTATGTATGGACCCACCCGTTGGCTTTTGGCAAATAACACCCAGTGATGAATTTCGATCCGGTGGACCTCTCAAACAGAATCTCACCTCCCATGTTGGCCCCTTTTGCCTTGCG ATGTTTCTTAGCGCTCATTATTCAGGAGAGGACCTAGTACTGAAGCTGAAACCAGATGAGCCGTGGAAGAAAGTTTTTGGCCCCGTATTCATTTATCTTAATTCTGCGTCCGATGCAACTGATCCATCACCACTTTGGGATGATGCAAAAAAACAG ATGATGACAGAAGTGCAAAGCTGGCCTTACAAGTTTCCTGCTTCCAAGGATTATCCGCCACCGCATCAACGGGGTAATGTTAAGGGTCGAATACAGATTCTGGATAG GTATGTTAGTAAAGATCGCATACCTGGAAACGGTGCGTATGTAGGCTTGGCACCACCAGGAGACGCTGGATCATGGCAAAGAGATTGTAAG GGCTACCAGTTCTGGACTAGGGCAGATGAGAAAGGATATTACTCTATTCAGAATATACGTGAGGGTGACTATAATCTCTATGCATGGTGTCCTGGTTTCATTGGAGATTATCGATATGACGCAACTATTAGCATAACCGCAG GTGGTGATATtgatgtggatgatattgtatATGAACCTCCAAGAGATGGACCAACGCTGTGGGAAATTGGCATCCCTGATCGTTCTGCTGCTGAATTCTATATTCCTGATCCTAATCCAATGTATATCAATAAACTTTATGTCAACCATCCTGATAG GTTCAGGCAGTACGGATTATGGGAAAGATATCAAGAGTTATATCCTGATGAAGATTTAATTTACAGCATCGGCACCAGTGACTATACTAAAGATTGGTTCTTCGCCCAGGTTCCTAG GAAGAAAGATGATGACACATATCAAGGCACTACATGGCAAATCAAGTTTCAACTTAAGCATTTCAGTGAAAGTGATACCCTCAAACTTCGAATAGCCCTTGCTACTGCAAACATTGCAGAATTACAG ATTCAAATAAATGATTCGAAAGCCGACCCTCCGCTGTTTACGACCGGAGTGATTGGAAAGGACAATACAATTGCTAGGCATGGAATCCATGGTCTGTACTGGCTGTATAACATAGATATACCAGGCACATTGCTGGTGGAAGGAGCCAATACCCTATTTCTAACGCAAACAATGAGCATTAGCCCTTTGGCTCCTTTCCATGGACTCATGTATGACTATATTCGTTTAGAAGgtccatcatcttcttcttccagtACCACCTAA